One window of the Amycolatopsis mediterranei genome contains the following:
- a CDS encoding diacylglycerol/lipid kinase family protein: MRSSGHRAVAPPRNREEIVMANDAGPVVVMNPRSGGGKVARFRLIERAQAMGAQVRLTGPGQDVASLARAAIAEGAALLGVAGGDGTVAAVAAVAIEAGRPLVVIPAGTRNHFARDLGLNIRNPVSALTALHAGDPVPVDLGQVGSRIFINNVSFGAYADALLTPGYREAKARTFAEIAPGYLQGEQRIDAVVDTAEGPIDGPQIVLVSNNPYDLDSLRRLGHRSALDTGRLGGIVVKHPDGTPPPDLFPRLRRELRQQGHSGPPGAGVHTWTAPRITLHSTAAHLPAGIDGEPVELDLPIVCEIRPGALQVLLPRRTT, translated from the coding sequence GTGCGGTCGAGTGGTCACCGAGCTGTTGCCCCGCCCCGGAACCGGGAGGAGATCGTGATGGCGAACGATGCCGGCCCAGTGGTGGTGATGAATCCGCGCTCCGGCGGCGGAAAGGTGGCCCGCTTCAGGCTGATCGAGCGGGCGCAGGCGATGGGCGCGCAGGTCAGGTTGACCGGCCCGGGCCAGGACGTGGCGTCGCTGGCCCGTGCCGCCATCGCGGAAGGGGCCGCCCTTCTCGGCGTCGCAGGCGGCGACGGCACGGTCGCCGCCGTGGCCGCGGTGGCCATCGAAGCCGGGCGGCCGCTGGTGGTGATCCCCGCGGGAACCCGCAACCATTTCGCCCGTGATCTGGGCCTGAACATCCGAAACCCGGTATCGGCGCTCACCGCGCTGCACGCCGGCGACCCCGTCCCGGTCGATCTCGGCCAGGTCGGCTCCCGGATCTTCATCAACAACGTCTCCTTCGGCGCCTACGCGGACGCATTGCTGACACCCGGCTACCGAGAAGCGAAGGCACGCACCTTCGCCGAAATCGCACCCGGATACCTCCAAGGCGAACAGCGGATCGACGCCGTCGTGGACACCGCCGAAGGCCCGATCGACGGCCCCCAGATCGTCCTCGTGTCCAACAACCCGTACGACCTCGACTCCCTGCGCCGCCTCGGTCACAGGTCCGCCCTGGACACCGGCCGGCTCGGCGGAATCGTCGTCAAGCACCCGGACGGCACGCCACCGCCCGACCTTTTCCCGCGGCTGCGCAGGGAACTACGGCAGCAAGGGCACTCCGGGCCACCGGGCGCCGGAGTCCACACGTGGACCGCGCCCCGGATCACCCTCCACAGCACCGCGGCGCACCTGCCCGCCGGCATCGACGGCGAACCCGTGGAGCTCGACCTCCCGATCGTGTGCGAAATCCGCCCGGGAGCTTTGCAGGTTCTGCTGCCCCGGCGGACAACCTGA
- a CDS encoding carbon-nitrogen hydrolase family protein: MTTNRNFKRRVRARAAKTGQSYTTALRHFRQAPGGDVPTEPKRLRLAVAQAVLREDPRRSAGLRDSGSDIRRLMREAHEAGAALVHFPEGATCSPHKRIMSVDGPDKVGPADWTRFEWGVLRQELTAIAELARKLRLWTVVGSVHGLTPPHRPHNSLYVISDRGEVVTRYDERMLSNTKVTHMYTPGTAPVTFDVDGLRFGLLLGMEVHFPELFIEYERLDVDCVLFSTAGAGRQTDDGDFATQAQAHAATNSYWISYAGPTQDVASGVISPAGRWVVRCRETGKPAIAIIDLDNGPQNFARRWRRTARSGVYDPHLVQDDRRSNDRRVF, from the coding sequence ATGACGACGAACAGGAACTTCAAACGCCGGGTTCGTGCCCGCGCGGCCAAGACCGGCCAGTCCTACACGACCGCTCTCCGGCACTTCCGGCAAGCTCCGGGAGGAGACGTCCCGACGGAGCCGAAACGGCTGCGGCTGGCCGTGGCGCAGGCTGTGCTCCGCGAAGATCCTCGCCGCAGCGCGGGGCTGCGGGACAGCGGGAGCGACATACGCCGGCTGATGCGCGAGGCGCACGAGGCGGGTGCGGCACTCGTGCACTTCCCCGAGGGCGCGACCTGTTCTCCGCACAAGCGGATCATGTCCGTCGACGGCCCGGACAAGGTCGGGCCGGCGGACTGGACCCGGTTCGAGTGGGGTGTGCTGCGCCAGGAACTGACCGCAATCGCGGAACTCGCCCGAAAGCTCAGGCTGTGGACTGTGGTGGGCTCGGTGCACGGCCTGACCCCGCCGCACCGCCCGCACAACAGCTTGTACGTCATCTCCGACCGGGGAGAAGTCGTCACGCGTTACGACGAGCGCATGCTGTCGAACACGAAGGTGACGCACATGTACACGCCGGGAACGGCGCCGGTGACGTTCGACGTCGACGGGCTGCGGTTCGGGCTCCTGCTCGGCATGGAGGTCCACTTCCCCGAGCTGTTCATCGAGTACGAACGGCTCGACGTCGACTGCGTCCTGTTCTCCACGGCGGGGGCCGGCCGGCAAACCGACGACGGGGACTTCGCCACCCAGGCGCAGGCGCACGCCGCCACCAACAGCTACTGGATCAGCTACGCCGGCCCCACACAGGACGTGGCCTCCGGCGTGATTTCTCCCGCGGGCCGATGGGTCGTGCGCTGCCGCGAGACCGGGAAGCCCGCCATCGCGATCATCGATCTCGACAACGGCCCGCAGAACTTCGCACGGCGGTGGCGCCGCACCGCACGCTCGGGCGTGTACGACCCGCACCTCGTCCAAGACGACCGCAGGAGCAACGACCGTCGGGTGTTTTAG
- a CDS encoding family 43 glycosylhydrolase, which translates to MAAKNFGFGAVLSLVVALVPAGGAAAAEPHVAAAVTIQNDVFWKDTSGNPVYSQGGGVLKVGSTYYWYGAKYNGAVSYYANPGGGKNGDTSLSAITIYSSTDLANWKFEGNALTGADLGGGWVGRIGVARNPNTGKYVLVSQLDSGLVFATSSTPNGKFTRAGTQSSIAGVSTGMSGDQSVFTDDDGKAYLIYSNKSGRSHLYVSTLRASDFLQVDPAKNVYNSSAGGREGNIMFKYSGTYYFCSSDLHGWNASHTYCISAKNIMGPYSSEFVLQGTEADFSHVTQTGLAFTVTGSQGSFVVFGGDRWSDFAGNGIGYNQWLPVTFTGSTPVFHSLSQWTVDAAAGTWAVGRGNNYVLNPSAEADRVAQNDLAGWTTTGGVVNSNKQGGHAGRWAFAQSSSSAYTASRYQNISLPNGTYTLSAWVKSSGGQKKATIFAKNYGGSEVSASISQSLGSWTKVTVSGIAVTNGSIQVGLYSDANAGNWVNADDFSLVQNG; encoded by the coding sequence ATGGCCGCGAAGAACTTCGGGTTCGGCGCCGTCCTGTCCCTGGTCGTAGCGCTGGTTCCCGCCGGCGGTGCCGCCGCGGCCGAGCCGCACGTCGCGGCGGCTGTCACGATCCAGAACGACGTGTTCTGGAAGGACACCTCGGGCAACCCGGTCTACTCCCAGGGCGGCGGTGTCCTGAAGGTCGGCAGCACCTATTACTGGTACGGGGCCAAGTACAACGGCGCGGTCAGTTACTACGCCAACCCGGGTGGCGGGAAGAACGGTGACACGTCGCTGAGCGCGATCACCATCTATTCGTCGACCGATCTGGCGAACTGGAAGTTCGAGGGCAACGCGCTGACCGGCGCCGACCTGGGCGGCGGCTGGGTCGGCCGGATCGGCGTTGCGCGGAACCCGAACACGGGCAAGTACGTGCTGGTCTCGCAGCTCGACAGCGGGTTGGTGTTCGCGACCAGCAGCACGCCGAACGGCAAGTTCACCCGCGCGGGCACGCAGTCGAGCATCGCAGGTGTCTCCACCGGCATGTCCGGCGACCAGTCGGTCTTCACCGACGACGACGGCAAGGCGTACCTGATCTACAGCAACAAGAGCGGCCGTTCGCACCTGTACGTCTCGACGTTGCGGGCTTCGGACTTCCTGCAGGTCGATCCGGCGAAGAATGTGTACAACAGCTCGGCGGGTGGGCGTGAAGGCAACATCATGTTCAAGTACAGCGGGACGTACTATTTCTGTTCCTCGGACCTGCACGGCTGGAACGCCTCCCACACGTACTGCATCAGTGCGAAGAACATCATGGGTCCGTACTCGTCGGAGTTCGTGCTGCAGGGCACGGAAGCCGACTTCTCGCACGTGACGCAGACCGGCCTGGCGTTCACGGTGACCGGCTCTCAGGGTTCGTTCGTGGTGTTCGGTGGCGACCGCTGGAGCGACTTCGCCGGCAACGGCATCGGCTACAACCAGTGGCTGCCGGTCACGTTCACCGGGTCGACGCCGGTGTTCCATTCGCTGAGCCAGTGGACCGTCGATGCGGCGGCGGGGACGTGGGCGGTGGGGCGTGGCAACAACTACGTCCTCAACCCGAGTGCCGAAGCCGATCGGGTGGCGCAGAACGATCTCGCCGGCTGGACCACCACCGGCGGTGTGGTGAACAGCAACAAGCAGGGCGGCCACGCGGGACGGTGGGCGTTCGCGCAGAGTTCGTCGTCGGCCTACACCGCCTCGCGGTACCAGAACATTTCGCTGCCGAACGGCACGTACACGCTGTCGGCGTGGGTGAAGAGCAGCGGCGGGCAGAAGAAGGCGACGATCTTCGCCAAGAACTACGGCGGCAGTGAGGTCAGCGCGTCGATCAGCCAGTCGCTCGGGAGCTGGACGAAGGTGACCGTCTCCGGCATCGCGGTGACGAACGGGTCGATCCAGGTCGGGCTGTACTCCGACGCGAACGCGGGCAACTGGGTGAACGCCGACGACTTCAGCCTGGTGCAGAACGGCTGA
- a CDS encoding right-handed parallel beta-helix repeat-containing protein: MLRFFRRAFPGLLAAALLAASAPGALASAAGVSYYVDAAQGNDSAAGTDSAHAWRSLARVNQVTFHAGDQVLLRAGGRWSGQLWPKGSGASGAPVTVDRYGDGANPRIDGGGAVADTVRLADQEFWTIRHLEVTNQAPSTSTPGANLKDLRGIHVTGTAGRALHGFVVDGVNVHDVTGEVNWIGGDTADDAPGIHFKTGWDRSKKTGGIVFDATVANPGAPATPTVLDGITVQDSVIANTSFAGIVVKQYSGDAPGAVATGWGSRTSAGDTRFTPHTNVVVRGNHISQPGTAYGCNGVYLTGVRHAVVERNVVDRAGTSGIEAYFADDVTVQSNEVAGTTQKAHGADANGIDADKGTTKVVVQYNWSHGNGDGILLCQFVFGDVVLRYNVLAGNTRYPLYLHSDKASKATVYGNTLYNDRGNYLVYGYGTSLTSSYDLTDNILYSKVAGASLTTSSTIRYDSNLYGGATLPVPSGDAHAVRADPQFTGTPDYTAGTPASGPRLTAAYGLRVRSGSAAVNRGVAISGNGGRDYAGTPLYTGKPDIGAFEVG, from the coding sequence GTGTTGCGTTTCTTCAGGCGAGCTTTTCCCGGATTGCTCGCGGCCGCTCTGCTGGCCGCCTCGGCGCCGGGCGCGCTCGCGTCAGCCGCCGGCGTGAGCTACTACGTCGACGCCGCGCAGGGCAACGACAGCGCGGCCGGGACGGACAGTGCCCACGCGTGGCGCAGCCTGGCGCGGGTGAACCAGGTGACTTTCCACGCGGGCGACCAGGTCCTGCTGCGGGCGGGTGGCCGGTGGAGCGGGCAGCTGTGGCCGAAGGGCTCCGGCGCCTCGGGAGCTCCGGTCACCGTGGACCGGTACGGCGACGGCGCGAATCCGCGGATCGACGGCGGCGGCGCGGTCGCCGATACCGTGCGCCTGGCCGACCAGGAGTTCTGGACGATCCGGCACCTCGAGGTGACCAACCAGGCACCGTCGACGAGCACACCGGGCGCGAACCTGAAGGACCTGCGGGGCATCCACGTCACCGGCACCGCCGGCCGGGCGCTCCACGGCTTCGTCGTCGACGGGGTGAACGTCCACGACGTCACCGGCGAGGTGAACTGGATCGGCGGCGACACGGCGGACGACGCGCCCGGCATCCACTTCAAGACGGGCTGGGACCGCTCGAAGAAGACCGGCGGCATCGTCTTCGACGCCACGGTGGCGAACCCCGGTGCCCCGGCGACACCGACGGTGCTCGACGGCATCACAGTCCAGGACTCCGTCATCGCGAACACCTCGTTCGCCGGCATCGTGGTCAAGCAGTACTCCGGGGACGCCCCGGGCGCCGTGGCCACCGGCTGGGGCAGCCGCACGAGCGCGGGCGACACCAGGTTCACGCCGCACACGAACGTGGTCGTCCGCGGCAACCACATCAGCCAGCCCGGCACTGCCTACGGGTGCAACGGCGTGTACCTCACCGGTGTCCGGCACGCGGTGGTCGAGCGGAACGTCGTGGACCGGGCCGGGACGTCGGGCATCGAGGCCTACTTCGCCGACGACGTCACCGTCCAGTCCAACGAGGTCGCCGGGACGACGCAGAAGGCCCACGGCGCGGACGCCAACGGCATCGACGCCGACAAGGGGACGACCAAGGTGGTCGTCCAGTACAACTGGTCCCACGGCAACGGTGACGGCATCCTGCTGTGCCAGTTCGTCTTCGGCGACGTCGTGCTGCGCTACAACGTGCTCGCCGGCAACACCCGGTACCCGCTGTACCTGCACTCCGACAAGGCGTCGAAGGCGACGGTGTACGGCAACACGCTCTACAACGACCGCGGCAACTACCTGGTCTACGGCTACGGGACGTCGCTGACCTCGTCCTACGACCTCACGGACAACATCCTGTACTCGAAGGTGGCCGGGGCGTCCCTGACCACGAGCTCGACGATCCGCTACGACAGCAACCTGTACGGGGGAGCGACCCTGCCGGTGCCGTCGGGGGACGCGCACGCCGTCCGCGCGGACCCGCAGTTCACCGGGACACCGGACTACACGGCGGGCACACCGGCGTCCGGCCCGCGCCTCACCGCGGCGTACGGTCTGCGCGTCCGGTCCGGCTCGGCCGCCGTGAACCGTGGCGTCGCGATCAGCGGTAACGGCGGCCGGGACTACGCGGGAACCCCGCTGTACACCGGCAAACCGGACATTGGCGCGTTCGAGGTGGGATAG